CAAAACCATTGTTTCTGTCATTTTCATTTTGGATGATGATTCCAACTCCAGCGCGTTTGTTTTTAACATCAAAATCAAATAAATCAATCAATCCAATAGCTTCAGAAGTATCTTTTTTACAAATGGCTAATCGGAGTTGCTTAGCTTCATAAATATCTTGATGTGCATTTTCGAGATATTGTCTAATGAGAAATTTGCTGTAAGGAGTTATAGTATTACTGACTTCCCAAATATTTTCATCGTTTTCTATGGCGTAGATAAACTCTAAATCTTCAGGTTCGAGTGCTCTGAGATAACTTATATTTCCCTGTAATGTTACCATTCTATTTCTCCTTCAAAAACAAAGGTAGCTGGACCTTTTAGAAATACATTAGTATATTCATTCCCATTTTTTTCAAAAAAGACTTCGAGCTTTCCTCCTTCAACATCTAAATAAATATGATTAGAATTTGTTCTTCCAAGCGCATTCATTGCTATGGCTGTTGCAGTTGCTCCTGTACCACAAGAAAAAGTTTCATCTTCTACTCCGCGTTCGTAAGTTCTTAAAC
The window above is part of the Flavobacterium sp. N1994 genome. Proteins encoded here:
- a CDS encoding GNAT family N-acetyltransferase — protein: MVTLQGNISYLRALEPEDLEFIYAIENDENIWEVSNTITPYSKFLIRQYLENAHQDIYEAKQLRLAICKKDTSEAIGLIDLFDFDVKNKRAGVGIIIQNENDRNNGFGKEALGLVIDYAFKQLQLHQLYANIGTENKASLMLFTTFGFERIGIKKDWNFNNAIFQDEAIFQLINK